From Topomyia yanbarensis strain Yona2022 chromosome 1, ASM3024719v1, whole genome shotgun sequence, one genomic window encodes:
- the LOC131676198 gene encoding caspase-like isoform X2, which translates to MSETDLIKEQTFSLEESNKFTDVADALGHGNGLDHYGNRIKVRMPVDRYASDYNMNHPKRGLALVFNHEHFEIPQLKSRTGTNVDCENLAATLKYLDFDVKVYKDLKLRDMQKEVEKVALMDHTDNDCICVTILSHGELGYLYAKDCQYKLDIIWSYFTANRCPTLAG; encoded by the exons ATGAGTGAAACGGATTTAATCAAGGAGCAAACGTTTTCCTTGGAAGAATCGAATAAATTCACGGATGTCGCAGACGCGTTGGGCCATGGGAACGGATT AGATCACTATGGGAATCGCATCAAGGTACGCATGCCAGTGGATAGATATGCCTCCGATTACAATATGAATCATCCGAAGCGCGGACTAGCATTGGTGTTTAATCATGAACACTTTGAGATACCTCAGCTGAAATCACGTACCGGAACCAATGTGGATTGCGAGAACTTGGCCGCCACACTGAAATACCTCGATTTTGATGTAAAGGTTTATAAGGATCTGAAACTGAGGGACATGCAAAAGGAGGTTGAAAAAG TTGCACTTATGGACCACACGGACAACGACTGTATTTGCGTGACTATTCTATCGCACGGCGAGCTAGGTTACCTGTACGCCAAAGACTGCCAGTACAAACTAGACATCATTTGGTCATATTTTACCGCTAATCGGTGTCCAACGCTTGCCG
- the LOC131676198 gene encoding caspase-like isoform X1, protein MSETDLIKEQTFSLEESNKFTDVADALGHGNGLDHYGNRIKVRMPVDRYASDYNMNHPKRGLALVFNHEHFEIPQLKSRTGTNVDCENLAATLKYLDFDVKVYKDLKLRDMQKEVEKVALMDHTDNDCICVTILSHGELGYLYAKDCQYKLDIIWSYFTANRCPTLAGKPKIFFIQACQGDQLDSGISLAERTETDSAGSMSYKIPAHADFLIAYSTIPGFYSWRNTQKGSWFMQSLCQEINQHGKKYDILTLLTFVAQRVAYDFESNTPDIPMMHQQKQIPCVTTMLTRLLRFTDK, encoded by the exons ATGAGTGAAACGGATTTAATCAAGGAGCAAACGTTTTCCTTGGAAGAATCGAATAAATTCACGGATGTCGCAGACGCGTTGGGCCATGGGAACGGATT AGATCACTATGGGAATCGCATCAAGGTACGCATGCCAGTGGATAGATATGCCTCCGATTACAATATGAATCATCCGAAGCGCGGACTAGCATTGGTGTTTAATCATGAACACTTTGAGATACCTCAGCTGAAATCACGTACCGGAACCAATGTGGATTGCGAGAACTTGGCCGCCACACTGAAATACCTCGATTTTGATGTAAAGGTTTATAAGGATCTGAAACTGAGGGACATGCAAAAGGAGGTTGAAAAAG TTGCACTTATGGACCACACGGACAACGACTGTATTTGCGTGACTATTCTATCGCACGGCGAGCTAGGTTACCTGTACGCCAAAGACTGCCAGTACAAACTAGACATCATTTGGTCATATTTTACCGCTAATCGGTGTCCAACGCTTGCCGGTAAGCCAAAAATATTCTTCATTCAAGCCTGCCAAGGAGACCAGTTGGATTCGGGTATTTCCTTAGCCGAGCGCACAGAAACAGATAGCGCTGGGTCAATGAGCTATAAAATTCCAGCCCATGCAGATTTTCTAATAGCTTACTCAACGATTCCTGGTTTCTATTCGTGGCGAAACACTCAAAAGGGGTCCTGGTTTATGCAATCTCTTTGTCAGGAAATAAATCAGCACGGGAAAAAATATGATATATTAACTCTGCTAACCTTTGTGGCTCAACGAGTTGCGTACGATTTTGAATCGAACACTCCTGATATTCCAATGATGCATCAGCAAAAACAAATCCCGTGTGTGACTACGATGCTCACGAGACTGTTACGCTTTACAGATAAGTAA